GGCGCTGGAAAATCCAGCTTTTGTTGAAGTTCAACAACTAAATCAAGAAACAGTATTCTTTGTTGAAACGGTCAGCGATATTAGTCAAAAGTTAGTCAAAAAAATCAGAGAAATACCGGGAATTACAGCAGTTATGCCTACGACCGGCTAAATTAGAGGACGTGAATATTTTGTTTGAATCAATTGAAGAACTTGTCCAACGTGCAAAAGATAATCAATGCACGATATCCGAAATCATGATCCGACAAGAAATAGAGACATCTGGGCGTAGCAGAACGGAAATCATGAATCAAATGACCTTAAATTTAGAAACAATGGAAGCAGCGGCTGCCAAAGGTGTTCAAGGAGTACGCTCTCACTCTGGTTTAACAGGTTATGATGCGAAAAAGTTGCAAGCTTATCTGGATAAAAAAACAGTTTTGACGGATGATACGTTTGTCAAAGCCTTATGCTATGCTGTGGCAACGAATGAAGTGAATGCAGCGATGGGGATGATTTGTGCCACGCCAACAGCTGGTTCAGCCGGCGTGGTCCCAGGGGTTTTACTAGCCTTTCGTGAAAAGTTTAGGTCAACTCGAGAAGAGATGCTGAACTTTTTATTTACAGCCGCTGCCTTTGGGTTTGTCACCGCGAATAATGCCATGATTTCAGGCGCAGAAGGCGGTTGTCAAGCTGAAATAGGCTCTGCTTCAGGAATGGCCGCCGCTGCATTAGTTGAAATGGCAGGAGGAACACCTGAGCAAGCAAGTCATGCTTTTGCAATTGCATTGAATAATTTGATTGGTTTAGCCTGTGATCCAGTGGCAGGATTGGTAGAAATTCCTTGTATCAAGCGAAATGCAGGAGGGACCTCCAACGCCATCAGTGCAGCAGAAATGGC
This sequence is a window from Enterococcus sp. 7F3_DIV0205. Protein-coding genes within it:
- the sdaAA gene encoding L-serine ammonia-lyase, iron-sulfur-dependent, subunit alpha, yielding MFESIEELVQRAKDNQCTISEIMIRQEIETSGRSRTEIMNQMTLNLETMEAAAAKGVQGVRSHSGLTGYDAKKLQAYLDKKTVLTDDTFVKALCYAVATNEVNAAMGMICATPTAGSAGVVPGVLLAFREKFRSTREEMLNFLFTAAAFGFVTANNAMISGAEGGCQAEIGSASGMAAAALVEMAGGTPEQASHAFAIALNNLIGLACDPVAGLVEIPCIKRNAGGTSNAISAAEMALAGIESEIPADEVVETMYRVGRSMPADIRETGIGGLAGTKTGKRIAKELFGIDR